In Mucilaginibacter celer, one DNA window encodes the following:
- a CDS encoding cytochrome c3 family protein, which produces MFKQRTLFLVLLLLVPLSFMLVQCFSDKPKDPRDEVFAGSASCIKCHKDVYDNYLHTAHYLSSKPTSADHVPGNFNTDDKGVKYADGTIVKMEKRNGSLYQVIYTNGKQTDARRMDITFGVNKAQTYMYWQGTQLFELPVSYYSKVHGWAGSPGYDSNHPDFGRPILQRCFECHSSFISQQLQQNRDMQNRKVEFEPASIIYGIDCERCHGPAANHVNYHEAYPEEKQPKYITRFASLNRAQKMDACGVCHSSSKQAFQVSTFKFKMGDTLARFKEPDYLNIQTNNASLDVHGNQTGLLTASKCFMMSNMDCTTCHNTHVNNSGNLALYSQKCMSCHNDANHNVCKVAPKLSALMKNNCVDCHMPLKPSNTISINDTAGNKKSLYLVRTHRIAVYPEEAKKILAFLNGK; this is translated from the coding sequence ATGTTTAAGCAACGCACCTTGTTTTTGGTTTTATTGTTACTGGTACCACTAAGTTTTATGCTGGTGCAATGTTTTAGCGATAAACCGAAAGATCCGCGCGACGAAGTTTTTGCCGGATCGGCCAGTTGCATAAAATGCCATAAGGACGTTTACGATAATTACCTGCACACGGCTCATTATCTTAGCTCCAAACCAACATCGGCAGATCATGTACCAGGTAACTTTAATACCGATGATAAGGGTGTTAAATATGCCGATGGAACAATTGTAAAAATGGAAAAGCGCAACGGCAGTTTATACCAGGTTATTTATACTAACGGTAAACAAACCGACGCGCGCCGCATGGACATAACCTTTGGTGTAAACAAGGCACAAACCTATATGTACTGGCAGGGTACGCAGCTATTTGAGTTGCCGGTGTCTTATTACAGCAAAGTTCATGGCTGGGCAGGCAGCCCGGGTTATGATAGTAACCATCCGGATTTTGGCAGGCCCATATTGCAGCGTTGCTTTGAATGCCACAGTTCATTTATCAGTCAGCAATTGCAGCAAAACCGCGATATGCAAAACCGCAAAGTGGAGTTTGAGCCGGCATCAATTATTTATGGTATTGATTGCGAACGCTGCCACGGCCCGGCAGCCAACCACGTAAATTATCACGAAGCTTATCCCGAAGAAAAACAACCGAAATACATTACCCGTTTTGCGTCGTTAAACCGGGCGCAAAAAATGGATGCCTGCGGGGTTTGTCACTCCAGCAGTAAACAGGCATTCCAGGTATCAACCTTTAAATTTAAAATGGGCGATACGCTGGCCCGCTTTAAAGAGCCGGACTATTTAAATATACAAACCAACAATGCCTCGCTTGATGTGCATGGCAACCAGACCGGCTTACTAACCGCAAGCAAATGCTTTATGATGAGCAATATGGATTGCACCACCTGCCACAATACACATGTAAACAACAGCGGTAACCTGGCCCTGTATTCGCAAAAATGCATGAGCTGCCATAATGATGCTAATCACAATGTTTGCAAAGTGGCGCCAAAATTAAGCGCGTTAATGAAAAACAATTGTGTTGATTGTCATATGCCACTTAAGCCCTCAAATACTATTTCGATAAATGATACGGCGGGAAATAAAAAATCGCTGTACCTGGTGCGGACGCACCGGATAGCTGTTTACCCGGAAGAAGCGAAAAAGATATTGGCTTTTTTGAACGGTAAGTAG
- a CDS encoding PKD domain-containing protein produces MPLFTNDGQLHERQNDLPFDDLIDLLEREGFHIGVRDYVEFAAVFRDFRNKKPSQFKYYLAPIVCKNPAEQQTFYRVFDQWCASGKKTSPIKSIAVIFWYWLKSNRYYVLSGIGIIVVLFLFYNSRNNQPTPPSPFQKRDSSPQSPDSSHLQITIRGKAESSAVYRVGDTIEFTAQNSLATRPQSGDTTYTWNFNNSGGQTGRKISHVFETAGNFSVSVKAASRKNYIIADTILNICPASLHLNINPEHPDSNKFISIEIASKNIPPVGGTVHWQIESPRSHSFTTIPYTGKTLTYKPLYSGTYFITLIDSGKNSCELATSAFTITAKPHAVNNYNLTVIPGGGKIPRQYAVNKINIVLQTFLILLLVTIALRWLRILYFRRYPIKRKLGQATLVPDENSERSMEEITGIEEPYDIPFDKRDNSIQTENKLFSVFNELQRKKDSVFQSLDINKTIRNAVISHGLVVPIYVNTKKSYEYVFLVDQSGAFNQHVYLFNYLISKLISKNVIIHYYVFDNINAFKPVPIVKTADPNTSYTEPYAFKNLKKAKEVTLADINLLHPDSELIVVSNGYAFMDVALPRLDTQIEQDLNLWEKRFLITPVLQKNWKANEKILSRSFTLLTADLEGWLQIVMLIEQPDSGFHSKQAARRLPTPNVDFDDIDALEKYFSDADLFQWMCALAVHYRIRWELIIGIGKAILQNAGALHKLNYTNLLRIARIKWIHGGTIPTDLRADMLSKLTTANEILARQTVLGMMEESDPFVKENSLSYQEKQTQILTDKFVLYVNDPGTNSGYKADADRFMELWNSGQILDVALKIHLENEDGKQNPPLKAIEGNKLQPEGQTEIIVKPKRLPLLWVSAAFIILLISISWGMITKYTRSPQGGFETAVNDIFLPALSYYEPKFTDITFDFAEGKCLNTLISRKNNSPLKLELQTSNNIYTQQLHFIASKSDSANSAPDTTHKIVFKNIPVNEIDGSSIALFSSGKNTELMHAGIQSVDKQYGLVITGPLCNLSNQVVYIQYDSTVNKAAAESIRQCILSDGYIAEGIDLLSYKGRNVVKYLVPEMKDNAEILVSELSQCSTEKFVALYAPQPNRRDKSSYNPRQLEIWISSTGNCQTVDFSSIQGLAAGNTYYNDAMTNHLALYPDSIAFNTKNLGSTARISRQIKYCGGSYTIYLLNNNRKVVDSTRLSIDSKGLNILQSKIFATGRYALLFDTKGYTSPDKLTDKRLFGLWQIGNGNDFVLTDSVKAPPQIAGYPSARILKIYYDRLNQTDVVYCSVATVKTSYAMLVIRVTSNSKFAVAVKIAAKDASAPPKNSNLVNLPAFKHISELIKSLTANRQTIFKPVDTAQITPAIIKEITGIQNSIKPDTTSTIKGYELYAKPEVLYCKKGYYAQFRGLLRVGINDLDNSAKTVDVRITELPGQNVISTSQLLSISKPVVINSGDYQYHITLTRIGAAGVNPLTKAAFIYVEIYKRQQAKG; encoded by the coding sequence GTGCCACTTTTCACCAATGACGGTCAGCTTCATGAACGGCAAAACGATTTGCCGTTTGATGACCTTATTGACCTGCTTGAACGGGAAGGTTTTCATATAGGTGTACGGGACTATGTAGAATTCGCGGCTGTATTTCGGGATTTCAGGAATAAAAAGCCCTCACAATTTAAATATTACCTGGCACCTATTGTCTGTAAAAATCCTGCCGAGCAGCAAACTTTTTACCGGGTGTTTGATCAATGGTGCGCATCAGGAAAAAAAACATCCCCGATAAAAAGCATAGCCGTTATATTTTGGTATTGGCTGAAATCGAATCGTTACTATGTACTTTCCGGTATTGGTATTATCGTTGTCTTATTTTTATTTTATAATTCGCGGAATAATCAGCCAACACCTCCCTCACCATTCCAAAAACGAGATTCGTCACCCCAAAGCCCGGACTCATCTCATCTACAGATAACCATCCGGGGGAAGGCAGAAAGTTCAGCAGTTTACCGGGTTGGGGATACCATTGAATTTACCGCACAAAATAGTTTGGCAACCAGGCCCCAAAGTGGCGACACCACTTATACCTGGAATTTTAATAATAGCGGCGGGCAAACAGGCAGGAAAATATCGCATGTTTTTGAAACCGCCGGAAATTTTTCAGTAAGTGTAAAGGCTGCTTCTCGAAAAAATTACATTATAGCCGATACCATTTTAAACATATGCCCGGCATCGCTGCACCTTAATATTAATCCTGAACACCCCGATTCAAATAAGTTTATATCCATTGAAATTGCTTCAAAAAATATACCGCCAGTGGGTGGCACCGTTCACTGGCAAATTGAAAGTCCGCGCTCGCATTCATTTACAACAATACCGTACACAGGTAAAACTTTAACTTATAAACCATTATACTCGGGCACATATTTTATAACATTAATAGATAGCGGAAAAAATAGCTGTGAATTAGCTACATCCGCGTTTACCATTACGGCGAAGCCCCATGCGGTAAACAATTACAACTTAACTGTGATACCAGGGGGCGGCAAGATACCCCGGCAATACGCTGTTAATAAAATAAATATTGTATTGCAAACTTTTTTAATCTTGTTGTTGGTTACAATCGCCTTACGCTGGTTAAGGATACTTTACTTTAGGCGTTATCCAATTAAAAGAAAGTTAGGGCAGGCAACTCTGGTGCCGGATGAAAACAGTGAGCGTAGTATGGAGGAGATCACGGGGATAGAGGAACCGTACGATATCCCTTTTGATAAACGTGACAACAGCATCCAAACGGAAAACAAGTTATTTTCTGTTTTTAATGAATTACAGCGGAAAAAGGATTCTGTTTTTCAATCTCTGGATATCAATAAAACCATCAGGAACGCTGTTATAAGCCACGGCCTCGTTGTTCCCATATACGTCAATACCAAAAAGAGTTATGAATATGTGTTCCTGGTTGATCAAAGCGGGGCGTTTAATCAGCATGTATATTTGTTTAATTACCTTATAAGCAAGCTTATAAGTAAAAATGTTATTATCCACTATTACGTTTTCGACAACATTAATGCCTTTAAACCTGTACCAATAGTTAAAACTGCAGATCCGAATACCAGCTATACCGAGCCCTATGCCTTTAAAAATTTAAAAAAGGCGAAGGAAGTTACCCTTGCCGATATCAACCTGTTACATCCCGATTCTGAGTTGATTGTGGTTAGTAATGGTTATGCTTTCATGGATGTTGCCTTGCCAAGACTCGATACGCAGATTGAACAGGATTTAAATCTTTGGGAAAAACGTTTTTTAATAACGCCGGTTTTGCAGAAAAACTGGAAGGCAAACGAAAAAATATTATCCAGGTCGTTCACCCTGCTTACAGCTGATCTCGAAGGTTGGCTGCAAATTGTCATGTTAATAGAGCAGCCGGACAGTGGTTTTCATTCAAAACAAGCCGCAAGGCGTTTGCCGACACCTAATGTAGATTTTGACGATATAGACGCACTTGAAAAATATTTTTCAGATGCCGATCTTTTTCAGTGGATGTGTGCTTTAGCCGTTCACTACCGCATTAGATGGGAACTGATTATAGGCATTGGCAAAGCTATCCTGCAAAACGCCGGTGCATTGCATAAACTAAACTACACCAATCTTTTAAGAATTGCCAGGATAAAATGGATTCATGGCGGCACAATCCCTACCGATCTCCGTGCGGACATGCTGAGCAAACTAACTACAGCCAATGAAATATTAGCCAGGCAAACTGTATTGGGTATGATGGAAGAATCCGATCCGTTTGTTAAAGAGAACAGTTTAAGCTATCAGGAAAAACAAACTCAAATTTTAACCGATAAGTTTGTGCTTTATGTCAATGATCCGGGAACAAACAGTGGATACAAGGCCGATGCCGACCGGTTTATGGAATTGTGGAACAGCGGGCAGATACTTGATGTGGCATTGAAAATTCATCTTGAAAATGAGGACGGGAAGCAAAACCCGCCCTTGAAGGCTATCGAAGGCAATAAATTGCAGCCGGAGGGACAAACCGAAATAATAGTTAAACCTAAACGGCTTCCGTTATTATGGGTATCTGCAGCATTTATCATACTGTTGATCTCGATTTCCTGGGGTATGATAACCAAGTATACCCGGAGCCCTCAGGGTGGTTTTGAAACGGCCGTTAATGATATCTTCCTGCCGGCATTGAGTTATTATGAACCAAAATTTACAGATATAACGTTTGATTTTGCTGAAGGGAAATGTTTAAACACCCTAATATCGCGGAAAAACAACAGCCCGCTTAAGCTGGAATTACAAACCTCTAATAATATTTATACCCAACAGCTCCATTTTATTGCTTCAAAATCTGATTCGGCTAACAGCGCCCCGGACACTACACACAAAATTGTGTTCAAGAATATTCCGGTCAATGAAATCGATGGCAGCAGTATTGCTTTGTTTTCATCAGGAAAAAATACTGAGCTTATGCATGCGGGTATTCAATCTGTGGATAAGCAGTATGGATTGGTGATTACCGGTCCTTTATGTAATTTGTCAAACCAGGTAGTATATATACAATACGATAGCACCGTTAATAAGGCCGCTGCCGAAAGTATCCGTCAGTGTATATTATCAGACGGATATATTGCGGAAGGGATAGACCTGCTGTCTTATAAGGGCCGGAATGTAGTAAAGTACCTGGTTCCGGAAATGAAAGACAATGCTGAAATATTGGTGTCCGAATTATCACAGTGCTCAACTGAAAAATTTGTTGCGCTGTATGCGCCGCAACCCAACCGCAGAGATAAATCAAGTTATAATCCCCGACAACTTGAAATATGGATAAGCAGCACCGGCAATTGCCAAACCGTTGATTTCAGTTCTATTCAGGGATTGGCAGCCGGCAACACTTACTATAATGATGCGATGACAAATCACCTGGCGTTATATCCCGATAGTATTGCCTTTAATACTAAAAACCTGGGTTCAACTGCGCGTATCTCCAGGCAGATAAAATACTGTGGAGGCAGCTACACTATTTATCTTTTAAACAACAACCGGAAGGTGGTTGATAGCACCCGGTTGTCAATAGATAGTAAGGGACTTAATATTTTACAATCAAAAATATTTGCAACCGGCCGGTATGCGTTATTATTTGATACTAAGGGCTATACTTCCCCTGATAAATTGACAGATAAGCGCCTTTTTGGTTTGTGGCAAATTGGTAACGGCAATGATTTTGTGCTGACGGATTCTGTCAAAGCTCCTCCGCAAATAGCAGGTTATCCTTCTGCCAGGATATTAAAGATATATTATGACCGGTTAAACCAAACTGATGTGGTGTACTGTAGTGTGGCAACTGTAAAAACAAGCTACGCCATGTTGGTGATACGGGTAACAAGCAACAGTAAATTTGCCGTAGCTGTTAAAATTGCAGCAAAAGATGCGTCAGCACCGCCAAAAAACAGCAACCTGGTTAATTTACCCGCATTTAAACATATAAGCGAATTAATTAAATCATTAACGGCAAACAGGCAAACAATATTTAAGCCGGTAGATACCGCGCAGATCACTCCTGCCATTATAAAAGAAATTACAGGTATCCAAAATTCAATAAAGCCAGACACCACATCGACCATAAAAGGGTATGAACTGTATGCAAAACCAGAGGTCCTTTATTGCAAAAAAGGCTATTACGCACAATTTAGAGGTTTACTGAGGGTTGGAATTAACGATCTGGATAATTCGGCTAAGACCGTTGATGTAAGAATCACGGAGTTACCGGGACAAAACGTGATAAGTACGAGTCAACTTTTATCAATTTCGAAGCCGGTAGTTATAAACTCAGGAGATTATCAATACCATATTACACTCACACGGATAGGTGCTGCCGGGGTAAACCCGCTAACAAAGGCAGCCTTTATTTATGTAGAGATCTATAAGAGGCAACAGGCGAAGGGATAG
- a CDS encoding DUF892 family protein, whose product MSILFYLHNIESMEMASFQILRIAAVKLKNSQIKKLTQRNYDEAKADRTLMLLIAAKYITWV is encoded by the coding sequence ATGTCCATTCTTTTCTATCTTCACAATATCGAAAGCATGGAAATGGCCTCATTTCAGATTCTACGGATAGCTGCAGTTAAACTGAAAAACAGTCAGATTAAAAAACTCACCCAGCGAAACTACGATGAAGCCAAGGCTGACAGGACACTTATGCTGCTTATTGCGGCTAAATACATTACTTGGGTTTAG
- a CDS encoding RagB/SusD family nutrient uptake outer membrane protein: MKSKHIIYTGLALMGMGAMVSCKKSFLELQPKGQFLESNYYANADEALAAVVAAYDPLVTETGGIDNTYSSPLGALNSASDDCFAGGGSSSDVIQWQVINNYTLTPAQGPQNQFWAINFQGVNRADVLLENLPKVPGLSAAQLTRYTAEGQFLRAHYYFDLVRLFKNVPLILKSLDLTNVYQQPQATPEAVYAQIEIDLKAAITGLPATVPAATEGGRVTQGAAKALLGKVYLYEKKWADAAAMLKDVNTNPAYGYQLLPKYGDIFSPKNKFNSESIFELVHSGSQSYTWSNWDQFKSNIYTQMIGPRSYTGPIYYSGGYGFNPVTTQLANALKGDPRYGYTVVNIDSLTKATNTSYSPSYQNTGYFIQKYAPVMANKVTTGTTDLNWPNDYIEIRLADTYLMEAEAQLNGGDASRAQTLLDAVRARVGLPSKPATLQNVYDERRLELATEGHRWFDLVRWGQAPTVLAFKGFKAGVNEILPIPLNETLNGTQIKQNPGY, from the coding sequence ATGAAATCAAAACATATTATATATACCGGCCTGGCATTGATGGGAATGGGAGCCATGGTATCATGTAAAAAATCATTCCTCGAGTTGCAGCCCAAAGGGCAGTTTCTCGAATCAAACTACTACGCTAACGCCGATGAGGCATTGGCAGCCGTGGTGGCCGCCTACGATCCCCTGGTTACCGAAACCGGCGGTATTGATAATACTTACTCATCGCCGCTTGGGGCGCTTAACTCGGCATCTGATGATTGTTTTGCAGGGGGCGGCAGCTCATCAGACGTTATTCAGTGGCAGGTGATCAATAACTATACGCTTACACCGGCACAGGGGCCGCAAAACCAGTTTTGGGCAATTAACTTTCAGGGTGTTAACCGCGCCGATGTATTGCTTGAAAATTTACCTAAAGTGCCTGGTTTAAGCGCTGCCCAGTTAACAAGGTATACTGCCGAAGGTCAGTTTTTACGTGCCCATTATTATTTCGACCTGGTAAGGTTATTTAAAAACGTGCCGCTGATATTGAAATCGTTGGATCTGACCAACGTTTACCAGCAGCCGCAGGCCACACCCGAAGCTGTTTACGCGCAAATTGAAATAGATTTGAAAGCTGCAATTACTGGTTTGCCGGCTACAGTGCCTGCTGCTACCGAAGGTGGCCGCGTTACACAAGGTGCCGCGAAAGCTTTACTGGGTAAAGTTTATTTGTACGAAAAGAAATGGGCCGATGCCGCTGCCATGCTGAAGGATGTGAACACAAACCCGGCTTATGGCTACCAGTTGCTGCCTAAATATGGCGATATTTTCAGCCCTAAAAATAAATTTAACAGCGAGTCGATATTTGAGTTGGTACACTCGGGTTCGCAAAGCTATACCTGGAGCAACTGGGATCAGTTTAAATCAAATATCTACACCCAGATGATTGGTCCGCGTAGCTATACCGGCCCAATTTATTATAGCGGTGGTTACGGTTTTAACCCGGTAACAACACAACTGGCCAATGCTTTAAAAGGCGATCCGCGTTATGGTTATACCGTTGTTAATATTGATAGTTTAACCAAGGCTACCAATACATCGTATTCGCCAAGCTACCAGAATACCGGTTACTTTATCCAGAAATACGCGCCGGTAATGGCCAATAAAGTAACAACCGGTACTACCGATTTGAACTGGCCTAACGATTATATAGAGATTCGTTTAGCTGATACTTACCTGATGGAAGCAGAAGCGCAACTAAATGGCGGTGATGCAAGCCGTGCGCAAACATTGCTTGATGCCGTACGTGCCCGTGTAGGTTTACCTTCAAAACCGGCAACGCTGCAAAATGTTTACGACGAGCGCAGGCTTGAACTTGCTACCGAAGGGCACCGCTGGTTTGACCTTGTGCGTTGGGGCCAGGCACCTACCGTGCTTGCCTTTAAAGGTTTTAAAGCCGGTGTTAACGAAATTTTACCAATTCCGTTAAACGAAACGCTTAACGGCACCCAAATAAAACAAAATCCGGGCTATTAA
- a CDS encoding DUF4062 domain-containing protein — protein sequence MPKKIYISSTYQDLAEYRKAAENALKFLKPYFEVGRIMEYMMPGSPERPLEQCLKDVAACNIYILLIGKKYGSMAEDTGLSFTENEYNEAYNEKDPSKRKTIISLIAEEDAVGLKDIPVDDRDRFDRFCNVIKDRHIIFNFRNTDHLGSQLTLALFPYAEKKWVLSNEVILKCDRKDQYSEMYGTFLTMKNQLNVFAAVCKPNDNPEDFMQRMARIEYGFKKISVIEPLQANFLLSAGPLIENMRERFLLHIMPPLWRQKNKGFKINLEALLSNGVEELFLYFKLSPKEVANATLISYITPLLMELQDACAQSKFSFFLTFIIEFQKSTNIDQSVMDKLDPDNRFNISKLIPFDKVTASQIRAWLENHVTESVVKIQEIEKKVFNKNEYTMTDFISKTDDITQYLD from the coding sequence ATGCCAAAAAAAATATACATATCGTCAACTTACCAGGATTTGGCAGAGTATCGAAAAGCTGCTGAAAATGCACTGAAGTTTTTGAAACCCTATTTTGAAGTGGGTAGGATCATGGAATACATGATGCCGGGATCGCCTGAACGACCATTAGAACAATGCTTAAAAGATGTTGCCGCCTGCAACATCTATATCCTGCTTATAGGAAAAAAATATGGCTCAATGGCCGAAGACACGGGACTTTCATTTACTGAAAATGAATATAATGAAGCATATAACGAAAAAGATCCTTCAAAAAGAAAAACGATTATTTCATTAATTGCCGAAGAAGATGCAGTCGGACTCAAAGATATTCCTGTAGATGACCGTGACCGGTTCGATCGATTTTGTAACGTTATAAAAGATAGACATATTATTTTCAATTTCAGGAACACCGACCATTTGGGAAGTCAGTTGACATTGGCGCTTTTCCCTTACGCAGAAAAAAAGTGGGTACTTTCTAACGAAGTGATCTTAAAATGCGATAGAAAAGACCAGTATTCTGAAATGTACGGAACGTTCCTTACTATGAAAAACCAGCTAAACGTTTTTGCTGCGGTATGCAAACCGAATGATAACCCAGAGGACTTTATGCAGCGGATGGCAAGAATTGAGTATGGTTTTAAAAAGATATCGGTCATCGAACCCTTACAGGCAAATTTCCTGCTATCGGCCGGCCCTCTGATTGAGAATATGCGGGAAAGGTTTCTGCTCCATATCATGCCTCCCCTGTGGCGTCAAAAAAACAAGGGTTTTAAAATAAACCTGGAAGCGCTGCTTAGCAATGGCGTTGAAGAACTTTTTTTGTATTTTAAACTAAGCCCCAAAGAGGTGGCCAATGCAACGTTAATAAGTTATATCACACCGTTGTTGATGGAGTTGCAGGATGCTTGTGCCCAATCAAAATTTAGTTTTTTTTTAACATTTATAATCGAATTTCAGAAATCAACCAATATTGATCAGTCAGTAATGGATAAACTGGACCCCGATAACAGATTTAACATCTCAAAATTAATCCCCTTTGATAAAGTCACGGCATCACAGATTCGGGCCTGGCTTGAAAATCACGTAACCGAAAGCGTTGTTAAAATACAAGAGATTGAAAAAAAAGTATTTAACAAGAACGAGTATACGATGACCGACTTTATAAGTAAGACTGACGATATCACCCAGTATTTAGACTAA
- a CDS encoding AAA family ATPase, producing the protein MKEIELNPIDIDKSADGYMPSDELISALEIAYTLKRPLLLSGAPGAGKTDFAKWVAKSLKSRGFADKPFVYATKSSSVSSDLFYYYDAVSHFRDNRPHFQDNVKETKTTAIEKITDGNPTIIKTDSVEQEKVPARPQLNAADYIQLKALGLAFARAIGCENAGENKALFEKSGVPAQPTSSVVLIDEIDKASRDFPNDLLNELEDYVFEIKELNRKIELKDKEPERLIIILTSNFEKSLPEPFLRRCIYFHIDFPSRDRLVEIVMSRLKIDNKHLNDITNRIDDFFIIYNYELQKKPSTSECIDWIRSIMKAGVLSTGLFAPGKSLKDSPLKAFFPILLKKQEDLEFVLDKTF; encoded by the coding sequence ATGAAAGAAATTGAACTCAACCCGATTGACATAGACAAAAGCGCCGATGGTTATATGCCGTCTGACGAGCTGATAAGCGCGTTGGAAATCGCTTACACCCTTAAAAGGCCGCTTTTGCTGTCGGGCGCGCCTGGCGCGGGCAAAACTGATTTTGCAAAATGGGTGGCGAAATCTCTTAAAAGCCGGGGTTTTGCAGATAAACCTTTCGTATATGCTACAAAATCATCAAGCGTATCAAGCGACCTGTTTTACTATTACGATGCTGTTTCGCATTTCCGGGATAATCGTCCTCATTTTCAGGATAATGTTAAGGAAACAAAAACTACGGCCATTGAAAAGATCACTGATGGCAACCCTACTATCATCAAAACAGATAGCGTTGAACAGGAGAAAGTACCGGCCAGGCCGCAATTAAATGCCGCAGATTACATCCAGCTAAAGGCGCTCGGCCTGGCGTTTGCGCGGGCTATTGGCTGTGAAAATGCCGGAGAAAATAAGGCTTTATTCGAGAAGAGCGGCGTGCCGGCCCAGCCCACATCATCGGTTGTACTGATTGATGAGATTGATAAGGCATCGCGCGATTTTCCAAATGATTTGTTGAACGAACTTGAAGACTATGTGTTCGAAATAAAAGAATTGAACAGAAAAATAGAATTGAAAGACAAGGAACCCGAACGATTGATCATTATTTTAACGAGCAATTTTGAAAAAAGCCTTCCCGAACCTTTTTTGCGCAGGTGTATTTATTTTCATATCGATTTTCCGAGCAGAGACCGCCTTGTTGAAATTGTGATGAGTCGGTTAAAGATCGATAATAAGCACTTGAACGATATAACAAACAGGATAGATGATTTTTTTATAATCTACAATTATGAACTGCAAAAGAAGCCTTCAACCTCTGAATGTATAGACTGGATACGATCTATAATGAAGGCCGGGGTTTTAAGCACCGGCTTGTTTGCCCCTGGTAAAAGCCTTAAAGATTCGCCGTTAAAGGCTTTTTTCCCCATTTTGTTAAAAAAGCAGGAAGATCTGGAGTTTGTTCTCGATAAAACATTTTAA
- a CDS encoding sensor histidine kinase, with product MKLSAHYTKTSVYISLSVLFIGAIIYYFAINFIADSQLDRGLQQQLTEAEEYLRTGQAPQQYDLDRDHAVFTQTMQQTLKKRFFDTVYFNPKTQKAESGRAVEELCTFNNVHYIVRITISREGTKYLIEVITIITLALLAILVFTLFLTNRYLLDGLWKPFYGTLREIKEFNIADVPRFSGQPSKVEEFNELNSAINEMSLRVKDDYLSLKEFTENASHEMMTPLAVVTTKLDTLIQDETLGPEQLSQITDIYASINKSTRLNQALILLAKLENKVITDVEVIVLESAIESKAMQFQELLQAKNLSLSQQLTHKTFEASKYLIDILLNNFFSNAIRHNYEGGTIEVMLSEKELCFKNTGTPDDLAQQHIFERFKKGKESQGMGLGLTLVKNICQLYRLGISYSHVNGMHIFTVKFPH from the coding sequence ATGAAGCTCTCTGCACATTATACCAAAACAAGTGTTTATATCAGTTTATCGGTATTGTTCATTGGCGCAATCATTTACTACTTTGCGATCAATTTCATTGCCGACAGCCAGCTGGACCGTGGGCTGCAGCAACAGTTGACTGAGGCGGAAGAATATCTGCGGACCGGTCAGGCTCCCCAGCAGTACGACCTGGATCGTGACCACGCTGTCTTTACGCAGACCATGCAGCAAACATTAAAAAAGCGTTTTTTTGACACTGTTTATTTTAATCCTAAAACTCAAAAGGCTGAATCCGGACGAGCAGTTGAAGAGCTCTGCACATTTAACAATGTCCATTACATAGTTCGGATCACGATATCACGTGAGGGTACCAAATACCTGATCGAAGTGATAACGATCATTACACTTGCATTGCTGGCCATACTGGTATTCACCCTTTTTCTGACAAACAGGTATCTATTGGACGGGCTCTGGAAACCGTTTTATGGAACCCTCCGCGAAATAAAGGAGTTTAATATTGCCGATGTTCCCCGTTTCAGCGGGCAGCCGAGTAAGGTGGAGGAGTTCAATGAACTGAACAGTGCGATCAACGAAATGTCGCTTCGCGTAAAGGATGATTATCTTAGCCTCAAGGAATTTACAGAAAATGCTTCACATGAAATGATGACGCCACTCGCGGTTGTCACAACCAAACTGGATACGCTGATACAGGATGAAACACTTGGCCCGGAGCAATTATCGCAGATCACAGACATTTACGCCTCCATCAATAAATCAACCAGGCTCAACCAGGCGCTGATCCTTTTAGCGAAGCTGGAAAATAAAGTGATCACGGATGTTGAAGTGATTGTTTTGGAAAGCGCCATTGAATCGAAGGCCATGCAGTTTCAGGAATTATTGCAGGCAAAAAATCTCAGCCTCAGTCAGCAACTTACTCATAAAACCTTCGAAGCGAGCAAATATCTCATCGACATCCTGTTGAACAATTTTTTCAGCAATGCTATCCGGCACAACTATGAGGGTGGGACGATTGAGGTTATGCTTTCTGAAAAAGAATTGTGCTTTAAAAATACCGGCACGCCTGATGATCTGGCACAGCAGCATATTTTTGAACGTTTCAAAAAAGGAAAAGAGTCACAGGGCATGGGCCTTGGCCTGACCCTCGTTAAAAATATTTGCCAGTTATACCGGCTTGGTATCTCCTATAGCCATGTCAATGGTATGCATATTTTTACTGTAAAATTTCCCCATTGA